In one window of Brassica rapa cultivar Chiifu-401-42 chromosome A07, CAAS_Brap_v3.01, whole genome shotgun sequence DNA:
- the LOC103845933 gene encoding WAT1-related protein At1g68170, whose translation MVIVQIGYAGQDILFKLVIEDGVNVRVVVAYRLIFATIFMFLLAFIFERYCCSMSLHRNKRPEFTWRLLILAFLVGLFGHEITWIPVLLVDNHVSLLFCHKNNHVSLTFYQLGKCSSAGPNILFAEALARTTATFISTATILVPLVTFVLAAILRTEHVHLGSKYGKAKVIGTLLGVGGLFFFVLYKGKEIHLWSSRIHLGGRTHSDTTPNISILAAFLALGGVISYSFWVLLQVKIGNGLGGPYWNTALMNMMGSLVALLVALIWKPDFEEWRLGWDIKLFARIFSGIMISGMAFAVIVWCVDANGPVFVSMFRPVRLVVVVIVASLILQEPIYSGSIIGTVILVGGLYLVLWAKKKEMKSMSNPVETNRTDRNVV comes from the exons ATGGTAATTGTCCAAATTGGTTACGCAGGCCAAGATATTCTGTTCAAACTTGTGATCGAAGATGGTGTGAACGTCAGAGTTGTTGTGGCATATCGTCTCATCTTTGCCACCATTTTTATGTTCCTCCTTGCCTTCATCTTCGAAAG ATATTGTTGCTCCATGTCCTTACATAGGAACAAGAGGCCAGAGTTTACATGGAGGCTTCTTATCCTGGCATTTCTTGTGGGGTTATTCGG TCATGAAATAACGTGGATTCCAGTATTGCTAGTAGAtaatcatgtttctcttcttttttgtcACAAGAATAATCATGTTTCTCTAACATTTTATCAACTTGGAAAATGCAGCTCGGCAGGACCGAATATCCTCTTTGCTGAGGCCCTGGCTAGGACAACAGCTACGTTTATTTCAACTGCGACCATACTAGTCCCGCTAGTAACATTCGTCTTGGCTGCTATACTTAG AACGGAACATGTACATCTTGGATCAAAATATGGAAAAGCTAAAGTGATCGGGACACTACTTGGCGTTGGTggattatttttctttgtattgTACAAAGGAAAAGAGATCCATCTTTGGTCGTCTCGTATTCATCTAGGAGGCCGGACACACAGTGATACAACTCCGAACATTTCTATACTTGCGGCCTTTCTTGCTCTAGGAGGCGTAATCTCTTATTCCTTTTGGGTTCTATTGCAg GTTAAGATAGGTAACGGACTTGGGGGACCTTATTGGAACACTGCTTTGATGAACATGATGGGGAGCTTggtggctcttcttgtggctctTATTTGGAAACCTGATTTTGAAGAATGGAGATTAGGATGGGATATTAAACTGTTTGCCCGCATCTTTTCg GGAATTATGATTTCCGGTATGGCATTTGCTGTCATTGTGTGGTGTGTGGACGCTAATGGACCAGTATTTGTGTCCATGTTTAGGCCTGTACGACTAGTGGTTGTTGTCATCGTCGCATCACTTATTTTACAAGAGCCTATTTATTCCGGGAG CATTATAGGTACAGTCATTCTTGTGGGAGGACTGTACCTCGTCTTATGGGCtaagaagaaagaaatgaaGAGTATGTCAAATCCAGTAGAAACAAATAGGACAGATCGTAATGTTGTCTGA
- the LOC117126681 gene encoding uncharacterized protein LOC117126681: MAANKKGFHVTPSKLDFSNQFLLQLATPSQWTDSLHMAVLMHMLDMHHKDVLQMENATFMPPTLTSLMQSKDRQFQAALKKDKIRWDQRISKLILLPGKTWMKEVVKVYTPMIWADRHWVGLAIDLRAGHVDVLDSLPSLYNEERVQRFLRPILQMLPYLIRYVAKNNSRDLSPFTCQRRTGTYENSRSGDCGPVCAKFMELHLYGDPYPHMSGLTDGMVDKFRQQYAMEAYKTIVLPAYY, translated from the exons ATGGCAGCCAACAAAAAAGG CTTCCACGTCACACCTTCAAAACTCGACTTCAGCAACCAGTTTCTCCTCCAGCTCGCTACTCCCTCCCAGTGGACAGACTCTCTG CACATGGCTGTCCTAATGCACATGCTAGACATGCATCACAAAGATGTGCTACAGATGGAGAATGCGACGTTTATGCCTCCCACCCTCACCTCATTGATGCAGTCCAAAGATCGCCAATTTCAAGCCGCACTTAAGAAAGACAAAATCAGGTGGGATCAGCGGATATCTAAACTCATCCTCCTTCCTGGTAAAACCTGGATGAAAGAAGTGGTGAAGGTATACACTCCAATGATATGGGCGGACAGACACTGGGTTGGGTTAGCGATCGACCTCCGGGCTGGACATGTCGACGTACTAGATTCACTGCCCTCTCTATACAACGAGGAACGTGTTCAACGATTTCTCAGGCCCATCCTCCAGATGCTCCCCTATCTCATCCGCTACGTGGCCAAGAACAACTCCCGTGATCTATCTCCTTTTACATGCCAGCGGAGAACGGGCACATATGAAAACTCAAGGTCTGGCGACTGCGGTCCTGTATGCGCTAAGTTTATGGAGCTACATCTTTACGGTGACCCGTATCCACACATGAGCGGTCTCACAGATGGCATGGTTGACAAGTTCCGCCAACAATACGCAATGGAGGCGTATAAAACCATTGTCTTACCAGCTTACTACTAG
- the LOC117126636 gene encoding uncharacterized protein LOC117126636, with the protein MEDLRLSASDMSVYRAKEQAMFDLRGPDDDSYMSWLSISSGQDGNFPSVSFGICNSNSEDTEAWTWFLQKVERILADSSNLAIISDRATSIANAVSCVYPQAHHGFCIVHLARNVNARFSSKGLARLVTAAATAHRMRDYKNFCDKIRASNSECGIYLGKIGSARWSRTYFGGQRYNIMTSNIAEQLNNALVEGRSSPIIELVMFIQGMMTRWFSARRKKANKHRGLMTIEVDKVMTKTMALVKGSKVNSISSWSCQVVGKFGGSESVQLEQKKCTCKYFDNMKIPCGHAMIAADNIGLAYETMVGHWYKTVAWRETYAGVIRPIGDPRDESIPEDVRDAMLMPPLTKRPPGRRRTKRFPSTGEMPGPKKKSVPNKCGRCRVEGHNRTNCTVPI; encoded by the exons ATGGAGGATCTTAGGCTGTCGGCATCTGACATGAGTGTTTACAGAGCCAAAGAGCAAGCAATGTTTGACTTGAGGGGACCAGATGACGACTCGTATATGAGCTGGCTGAGTATCT CAAGCGGACAAGATGGCAATTTTCCAAGTGTTTCCTTTGGCATTTGCAATAGTAACAGTGAGGATACTGAGGCTTGGACGTGGTTTCTGCAGAAGGTTGAGAGGATATTGGCGGATTCGAGCAACCTTGCTATAATATCGGACCGGGCCACTTCAATTGCCAACGCGGTTAGCTGTGTGTATCCACAAGCCCATCATGGGTTTTGTATCGTCCATTTGGCACGGAACGTTAATGCTAGGTTCTCTAGCAAGGGGTTAGCGAGGTTGGTGACTGCTGCTGCGACTGCGCATAGGATGAGGGATTACAAGAATTTCTGTGACAAGATCAGGGCGTCTAACAGCGAATGTGGGATTTATTTGGGGAAAATAGGGTCTGCACGTTGGTCTAGAACGTACTTTGGGGGCCAGAGGTATAATATAATGACAAGTAACATTGCTGAACAGCTAAACAACGCATTGGTAGAGGGTAGGTCGTCCCCAATAATTGAGTTGGTGATGTTCATACAAGGGATGATGACAAGGTGGTTCAGTGCAAGACGTAAGAAGGCCAATAAGCACCGGGGTCTGATGACAATAGAAGTCGATAAAGTGATGACAAAGACAATGGCGCTGGTGAAGGGCAGCAAGGTGAACTCTATTTCTAGCTGGAGCTGCCAAGTTGTTGGGAAGTTTGGTGGTTCTGAGAGTGTTCAGTTGGAGCAGAAGAAGTGTACTTGCAAGTACTTTGACAACATGAAGATACCATGTGGGCATGCCATGATTGCGGCCGACAACATAGGGCTCGCATATGAGACTATGGTTGGTCATTGGTACAAGACGGTGGCGTGGAGGGAAACCTATGCAGGTGTTATTAGGCCAATTGGCGACCCCAGGGACGAATCTATTCCAGAAGACGTGAGGGATGCAATGTTGATGCCACCATTGACTAAGAGGCCACCAGGGAGGCGTAGAACCAAACGATTCCCCTCGACAGGGGAGATGCCG GGTCCTAAGAAGAAGTCAGTGCCTAATAAGTGCGGGAGGTGCAGGGTAGAAGGACACAACCGCACCAATTGCACGGTTCCGATATGA